A genome region from Microcella alkaliphila includes the following:
- the rpoC gene encoding DNA-directed RNA polymerase subunit beta', which translates to MLDATTFDYLQIGLATADDIRKWSYGEVKKPETINYRTLKPEKDGLFGEQIFGPSRDWECSCGKYKRVRFKGIVCERCGVEVTKSAVRRERMGHIELAAPVTHIWYFKGVPSRLGYLLDMAPKDLEKVIYFAAYMVISIDEEGRHSDLPGLENEMRLEIQTLEKQRDAGIAKRLEQLEGELAALEAEGAKADQKRKTKDAGEKEMAQLRKSFDEQISQLERVWEDFRTLKVGDLKPEDAVFQELQDRYGLYFEAHMGAEAIKRRLETFDLAAESELLHEQIAGGKGQKKIRAIKRLKVVNSFLQTGTSPAAMVLEAVPVIPPELRPMVQLDGGRFATSDLNDLYRRVINRNNRLRRLLDLGAPEIIVNNEKRMLQEAVDALFDNGRRGRPVTGTGNRALKSLSDMLKGKQGRFRQNLLGKRVDYSGRSVIVVGPQLKLHQCGLPKIMALELFKPFVIKRLIDLGHAQNIKSAKRMVERSRPQVWDVLEEIIRERPVMLNRAPTLHRLGIQAFEPQLVEGKAIQLHPLVCAAFNADFDGDQMAVHLPLSVEAQAEARILMLASNNILKPSDGRPVTVPTQDMIIGLHHLTTVREGAAGEGRAFTNTSEAIMAMDSGALDLNATVRIRLTGEKYNGRELKETTLGRALFNDLLPEDFPFVDRVADKGTISQIVNDLAERYPKTIVAATLDKMKDAGFYWATRSGVTVALSDVVTPPKKKEIVAEYEKKAAKIQAQFDKGLTTDDERRRELVALWSEGTKAVNEAMRENIPTDNTINRMVTSGARGNWLQVGNIAGMRGLVSNPRGEIIARPIINSYREGLSVAEYFIATHGARKGLADTALRTADSGYLTRRLVDVAQDVIIREDDCGTSKGLDFEIAHEVDGQWVRDDNVENLVFARTLAADAVDAKGTVVAEAGVDVGDVLITELVTAGVGSIKVRSVLTCESAVGVCAACYGRSLATGQRVDLGEAVGIIAAQSIGEPGTQLTMRTFHTGGSASADDITQGLPRVTELFEARTPKGASPIAESAGRITIDDSQAQRRIILTPDNGDEEVVYPVTKRAALLVEDGQHVELGQQLLEGPVDPKEVLRVKGVRAVQQHLVEGVQGVYRSQGVPIHDKHIEVIVRQMLRKVTVVDHGETELLPGELVDRSRYNSLNREALSEGKKTASARQEVMGITKASLATESWLSAASFQETTRVLTQAAMEGKRDPLLGLKENVIIGKLIPAGTGLAAYRNVSVDATEEAKAERYPNRIFADDSAFSEADLSFVDFDSFSSDEFTGGSNNTSGGTYS; encoded by the coding sequence GTGCTCGACGCAACTACTTTCGACTACCTGCAGATCGGCTTGGCGACCGCCGACGACATCCGCAAATGGTCGTACGGCGAGGTCAAGAAGCCGGAGACCATCAACTACCGCACCCTGAAGCCCGAAAAGGATGGCCTTTTCGGCGAGCAGATCTTCGGGCCCTCCCGCGACTGGGAGTGCTCGTGCGGTAAGTACAAGCGCGTTCGCTTCAAGGGCATCGTGTGTGAGCGATGCGGCGTGGAGGTCACCAAGTCGGCCGTCCGCCGTGAGCGCATGGGCCACATCGAGCTGGCCGCCCCGGTCACGCACATTTGGTACTTCAAGGGTGTGCCCAGCCGCCTCGGCTACCTGCTCGACATGGCGCCGAAAGACCTCGAGAAGGTCATCTACTTCGCCGCCTACATGGTGATCTCGATCGACGAGGAGGGGCGTCACTCCGACCTGCCGGGCCTCGAGAACGAAATGCGTCTCGAGATCCAGACGCTCGAGAAGCAGCGGGACGCCGGCATCGCCAAGCGCCTCGAGCAGCTCGAGGGCGAACTGGCCGCGCTCGAGGCCGAAGGCGCCAAGGCTGACCAGAAGCGCAAGACGAAGGATGCCGGCGAGAAGGAAATGGCGCAGCTGCGCAAGTCCTTCGACGAGCAGATCTCGCAGCTCGAGCGCGTGTGGGAAGACTTCCGCACCCTGAAGGTCGGCGACCTGAAGCCCGAAGACGCCGTCTTCCAGGAGCTGCAGGACCGCTACGGCCTGTACTTCGAGGCGCACATGGGCGCTGAGGCGATCAAGCGTCGCCTCGAGACCTTCGACCTGGCGGCCGAGAGCGAGCTGCTGCACGAGCAGATCGCCGGCGGCAAGGGCCAGAAGAAGATCCGCGCCATCAAGCGACTGAAGGTCGTCAACTCGTTCCTGCAGACCGGCACCTCGCCGGCCGCAATGGTGCTGGAAGCCGTTCCGGTCATCCCGCCGGAGCTGCGCCCCATGGTGCAGCTCGACGGTGGCCGCTTCGCGACCAGCGACCTGAACGACCTGTACCGCCGTGTGATCAACCGCAACAACCGTCTGCGTCGTCTGCTCGACCTCGGGGCCCCCGAGATCATCGTGAACAACGAAAAGCGCATGCTGCAGGAGGCCGTTGACGCACTGTTCGACAACGGTCGACGTGGTCGCCCGGTCACCGGTACCGGCAACCGCGCCCTCAAGTCGCTGAGCGACATGCTGAAGGGTAAGCAGGGTCGATTCCGTCAGAACCTGCTCGGTAAGCGCGTCGACTACTCGGGCCGTTCGGTCATCGTCGTTGGCCCGCAGCTGAAGCTGCACCAGTGTGGTCTGCCGAAGATCATGGCGCTCGAGCTGTTCAAGCCGTTCGTCATCAAGCGTCTGATCGACCTGGGCCACGCCCAGAACATCAAGAGCGCCAAGCGCATGGTCGAGCGGTCGCGCCCGCAGGTGTGGGACGTGCTCGAGGAGATCATCCGCGAGCGTCCCGTCATGCTGAACCGTGCGCCCACCCTGCACCGTCTCGGCATCCAGGCGTTCGAGCCGCAGCTCGTCGAGGGCAAGGCCATCCAGCTTCACCCGCTCGTGTGTGCGGCGTTCAACGCCGACTTCGACGGCGACCAGATGGCCGTGCACCTGCCGCTGTCGGTTGAGGCTCAGGCCGAGGCGCGCATCCTCATGCTTGCGTCGAACAACATCCTGAAGCCGTCCGACGGCCGGCCGGTGACGGTTCCGACGCAGGACATGATCATCGGTCTGCACCACCTCACGACCGTTCGTGAGGGTGCTGCCGGCGAGGGTCGCGCGTTCACCAACACGTCCGAGGCGATCATGGCCATGGATTCGGGCGCGCTCGACCTGAACGCGACCGTGCGCATCCGTCTGACCGGCGAGAAGTACAACGGCCGCGAGCTGAAGGAGACGACCCTCGGTCGTGCCCTCTTCAACGACCTGCTGCCGGAGGACTTCCCGTTCGTCGACCGGGTTGCCGACAAGGGCACGATCTCGCAGATCGTGAACGACCTCGCCGAGCGCTACCCGAAGACGATCGTTGCCGCGACGCTCGACAAGATGAAGGACGCCGGCTTCTACTGGGCCACGCGCTCGGGAGTCACCGTCGCCCTCAGCGACGTCGTGACGCCGCCGAAGAAGAAGGAGATCGTCGCCGAGTACGAGAAGAAGGCGGCGAAGATCCAGGCGCAGTTCGACAAGGGTCTGACCACCGACGACGAGCGCCGCCGCGAACTGGTCGCGCTCTGGAGCGAGGGCACCAAGGCCGTCAACGAGGCCATGCGCGAGAACATCCCGACCGACAACACCATCAACCGCATGGTCACCTCTGGTGCCCGCGGTAACTGGCTGCAGGTCGGAAACATCGCCGGTATGCGCGGTCTCGTGTCGAACCCGCGCGGTGAGATCATCGCCCGCCCGATCATCAACTCGTACCGCGAGGGTCTGTCGGTCGCCGAGTACTTCATCGCCACCCACGGTGCGCGTAAGGGTCTCGCCGACACCGCTCTGCGGACGGCCGACTCGGGCTACCTGACGCGGCGACTCGTTGACGTCGCCCAGGACGTCATCATCCGCGAAGACGACTGTGGCACCTCGAAGGGTCTCGACTTCGAGATCGCGCACGAGGTCGACGGTCAGTGGGTGCGCGACGACAACGTCGAGAACCTCGTGTTCGCTCGCACGCTCGCCGCTGACGCGGTGGATGCGAAGGGCACCGTGGTCGCGGAGGCCGGCGTTGACGTCGGCGACGTGCTCATCACCGAGCTCGTCACCGCGGGCGTCGGCTCGATCAAGGTTCGCTCGGTCCTGACCTGTGAGAGCGCCGTCGGCGTCTGCGCGGCCTGCTACGGCCGTTCGCTCGCGACCGGTCAGCGCGTCGACCTCGGTGAGGCCGTCGGCATCATCGCGGCGCAGTCGATCGGTGAGCCCGGAACCCAGCTGACGATGCGTACCTTCCACACCGGTGGTTCGGCGTCGGCCGACGACATCACGCAGGGTCTGCCCCGCGTGACCGAGCTGTTCGAGGCCCGCACCCCGAAGGGTGCGAGCCCGATCGCCGAGAGCGCCGGTCGCATCACGATCGACGACTCGCAGGCGCAGCGTCGCATCATCCTCACGCCCGACAACGGCGACGAGGAAGTGGTGTACCCGGTCACGAAGCGTGCCGCCCTCCTCGTCGAGGACGGTCAGCACGTCGAGCTCGGCCAGCAGCTGCTGGAAGGCCCGGTCGACCCGAAGGAGGTGCTGCGCGTCAAGGGCGTGCGCGCCGTGCAGCAGCACCTCGTCGAGGGCGTGCAGGGCGTCTACCGTTCGCAGGGTGTGCCGATTCACGACAAGCACATCGAGGTCATCGTTCGCCAGATGCTGCGCAAGGTCACCGTGGTCGACCACGGCGAGACCGAGCTGCTGCCGGGTGAGCTCGTCGACCGCTCGCGGTACAACTCGTTGAACCGCGAGGCGCTGTCGGAGGGCAAGAAGACCGCGTCGGCTCGTCAGGAGGTCATGGGTATCACCAAGGCCTCACTCGCGACCGAGTCGTGGCTGTCGGCCGCATCCTTCCAGGAGACGACCCGCGTGCTCACGCAGGCCGCGATGGAGGGCAAGCGCGACCCGCTGCTCGGCCTGAAGGAGAACGTGATCATCGGAAAGCTGATCCCGGCCGGTACCGGTCTTGCGGCCTACCGCAACGTGTCGGTCGACGCGACGGAGGAGGCGAAGGCGGAGCGCTACCCGAACCGCATCTTCGCCGACGACTCGGCCTTCAGCGAGGCCGACCTGTCGTTCGTCGACTTCGACTCGTTCTCGAGCGACGAGTTCACGGGCGGTTCGAACAACACCTCCGGCGGCACCTACAGCTGA
- a CDS encoding type II secretion system protein — protein MLSLETRTTAPEVRRDAGFTLIELLVVVVIIGILAAIAIPAFLGQRDQALGASVASAVANARIGLVAEMADGAWPDEATRNAVLAAHGDPDIDLTLFGNENRFCIQGDHTQLSRTWAADDREGVVVEATCDPGGTIIRS, from the coding sequence ATGCTCTCGCTCGAAACCCGCACCACGGCGCCAGAGGTGCGCCGCGATGCCGGCTTCACGCTGATCGAGCTGCTCGTGGTCGTCGTCATCATCGGGATCCTTGCGGCGATCGCGATCCCCGCCTTCCTGGGTCAGCGCGATCAGGCACTGGGTGCATCCGTCGCCTCCGCCGTCGCCAACGCGCGTATCGGGCTGGTCGCCGAGATGGCCGACGGAGCGTGGCCCGACGAGGCCACGCGAAACGCCGTCTTAGCGGCACACGGCGACCCTGACATCGACCTGACCCTTTTCGGCAACGAGAATCGATTCTGTATTCAGGGTGATCACACACAGTTGTCGCGCACCTGGGCCGCGGACGACCGCGAGGGCGTTGTCGTTGAGGCGACGTGCGATCCCGGCGGCACGATCATCCGTAGCTAG
- a CDS encoding GspE/PulE family protein: MPSLTEVLIIRGIMPIETIDVMDSDPAAEDQVIQSFLESGRLTKSQIASARAEVMGLSFIDLSEYPIDRSAVALVPAAMCRRHRVLPIHQQGEMLTLAMVNPDDVFALDDVRASTHMRIVPVVAEHDDLMQAIEKFHRADSEIGELTNVLEEENKSEDLALVNSREADPDDAPIVRFVNLIIGQAIQDSASDIHIEPGEREMRVRYRIDGVLHEMQSAPRNVTNGVISRLKIMSDIDIAERRKPQDGRMSVSHGGRQIDLRVATLPTVYGEKVVMRILDNNATRMGMDQLALLDHNLEMFKASYTKPYGMILVTGPTGSGKSTTLYTTLHAVARPEINVITVEDPVEYRMEGINQVQVNVKAGLTFASALRSILRSDPDVVLLGEIRDKETAQIAVEASLTGHLVLSTLHTNDAPSAITRLTEMDIEPFLVGSALDCVVAQRLARRLCDRCKEQYQGDPGMDLTQGLSAAADAGAPAAPADAPSAFPTSLADAPPPGVAPSTSTELSLGGPTLWRPVGCSACSGTGYRGRIALHEVMVVTEEIERLAVARASSTEIARVARSQGMRTLREDGWQKALLGLTSVEEILRVVA, translated from the coding sequence GTGCCATCGTTGACCGAGGTGCTCATCATCCGCGGCATCATGCCCATCGAGACCATCGATGTGATGGACAGTGATCCGGCCGCCGAAGACCAGGTCATCCAGTCATTTCTCGAGTCGGGCCGCCTGACGAAGAGCCAGATCGCGTCGGCTCGCGCCGAGGTGATGGGTCTGTCGTTCATCGATCTGTCGGAGTATCCGATCGACCGCTCGGCGGTCGCGCTCGTGCCGGCCGCGATGTGTCGCCGGCACCGCGTGCTTCCCATTCACCAGCAGGGCGAAATGCTGACGCTCGCGATGGTGAACCCCGACGACGTGTTCGCGCTCGACGACGTGCGCGCATCCACGCACATGCGCATCGTGCCCGTGGTTGCGGAGCACGACGACCTGATGCAGGCGATCGAGAAGTTCCACCGGGCGGACAGCGAGATCGGTGAGCTCACCAACGTTCTCGAAGAAGAGAACAAGAGCGAAGATCTCGCCCTCGTCAATTCCCGCGAGGCCGACCCCGACGACGCCCCGATTGTGCGCTTTGTGAACCTCATCATCGGCCAGGCCATTCAGGACAGCGCCTCCGACATCCACATCGAGCCGGGTGAGCGCGAGATGCGCGTGCGCTACCGCATCGACGGGGTGCTGCACGAGATGCAGTCCGCCCCGCGCAACGTCACCAACGGTGTCATCTCGCGCCTGAAGATCATGAGCGACATCGACATCGCCGAGCGGCGCAAGCCGCAAGACGGCCGCATGTCGGTGAGCCACGGCGGCCGCCAGATCGACCTGCGCGTCGCGACACTGCCAACCGTATACGGCGAAAAAGTCGTCATGCGTATTCTTGACAACAACGCCACGCGCATGGGCATGGACCAGCTCGCGCTGCTCGACCACAACCTCGAGATGTTCAAGGCGTCGTACACGAAGCCGTACGGCATGATCCTCGTCACGGGCCCGACGGGTTCGGGAAAGTCAACGACGCTCTACACGACGCTGCACGCGGTCGCCCGCCCCGAGATCAACGTCATCACGGTTGAGGACCCGGTCGAGTACCGCATGGAGGGCATCAACCAGGTGCAGGTGAACGTGAAGGCGGGCCTGACCTTCGCCAGTGCGCTGCGCTCGATCCTGCGGTCCGACCCCGATGTCGTGTTGCTTGGTGAGATCCGTGACAAAGAGACCGCCCAGATCGCGGTCGAGGCGTCGCTCACCGGTCACCTCGTGCTGTCGACTCTGCACACGAACGACGCGCCCAGCGCGATCACGCGTTTGACCGAGATGGACATCGAGCCGTTCCTCGTCGGCTCGGCGCTCGACTGCGTGGTCGCTCAGCGTCTCGCGCGCCGACTCTGCGATCGCTGCAAAGAGCAGTACCAGGGCGACCCGGGCATGGACCTCACGCAGGGTCTGTCCGCCGCCGCAGACGCGGGCGCTCCCGCGGCACCCGCCGACGCTCCTTCTGCGTTCCCCACGAGCCTCGCCGACGCGCCGCCTCCCGGTGTTGCGCCGTCGACGTCGACGGAGCTGAGCCTCGGAGGCCCCACACTGTGGCGGCCGGTGGGGTGTTCCGCCTGTTCGGGCACCGGTTACCGGGGTCGCATCGCGCTGCACGAGGTGATGGTGGTCACGGAGGAGATTGAGCGTTTGGCGGTGGCCCGAGCATCCAGTACCGAGATTGCGCGCGTTGCCCGCTCTCAGGGCATGCGCACCTTGCGCGAAGACGGCTGGCAGAAGGCGCTTCTTGGCCTGACCTCGGTCGAGGAAATCTTGCGGGTGGTGGCATGA
- a CDS encoding type IV pilus twitching motility protein PilT — protein sequence MTDRPVHDLGNAGGWSLSGGSTPPPPIASPLSAPPPASGAPLSAPPPATVAPLQAPPPATSAPLPAAAPVVAPPPASEAPFQAPPPAGDAPLTRPRERAPIMPDVAVEHIPSAASAVTAKGDPELIRVLQELLELGGSDVHISKNAPPMIRVDGSLRNAQSHTGGVWDGTRVTKALYSIITPSQLAQFEEKHELDFAYTLSEDARFRVNFYRQRGSVGAAFRIIPTEIKTLKALGVPDTVSRFSTLPRGLVLVTGPTGSGKSTTLAALIDMVNENRADHIMTVEDPIEFIHKNKKALVNQREVGGDTHSFQNALKHVLRQDPDVILIGELRDLETISTALTAAETGHLVFATLHTQDAGQTIDRVIDVFPPHQQGQVRQQLAATLQGVVCQTLVKKANGRGRVVATEVLVATPAINNLIREGKTYQIGSAMQAGRGMGMHTMDQHLAELVNAGQITSTAANEKAHDHETLSRLITREDGATFAAAMDFGDVHSVAG from the coding sequence ATGACCGACCGACCCGTACACGATCTCGGAAACGCGGGCGGCTGGTCGCTGTCCGGCGGTTCCACTCCGCCTCCGCCGATCGCGAGCCCGCTGTCGGCCCCGCCGCCCGCCTCCGGCGCGCCGCTGTCGGCGCCCCCGCCCGCGACGGTAGCTCCGTTGCAGGCCCCGCCGCCCGCGACGAGCGCGCCCCTTCCCGCGGCCGCTCCCGTCGTCGCGCCGCCGCCGGCGTCCGAGGCCCCGTTCCAGGCTCCGCCTCCCGCGGGTGACGCCCCGCTCACTCGCCCCCGCGAGCGCGCGCCGATCATGCCTGACGTCGCGGTCGAGCACATTCCGTCTGCCGCGTCCGCCGTCACGGCGAAGGGTGACCCTGAACTGATTCGTGTGCTGCAGGAGTTGCTCGAGCTGGGCGGTTCTGACGTGCACATCTCGAAGAACGCGCCGCCCATGATCCGCGTCGACGGCAGCCTGCGCAATGCGCAGTCGCACACGGGCGGCGTCTGGGACGGCACCCGCGTGACGAAGGCGCTGTACTCGATCATCACGCCGTCGCAGCTGGCGCAGTTCGAAGAGAAGCACGAGCTCGACTTCGCCTACACGCTGAGCGAGGATGCGCGGTTCCGCGTCAACTTCTATCGTCAGCGCGGCTCGGTTGGTGCCGCGTTCCGTATCATCCCGACCGAGATCAAGACGTTGAAGGCGCTCGGCGTGCCCGACACGGTCAGCCGGTTCTCGACGCTTCCCCGCGGCCTGGTGCTCGTGACGGGCCCCACGGGTTCGGGTAAGTCGACCACGCTGGCCGCGCTCATCGACATGGTGAATGAGAACCGTGCCGACCACATCATGACCGTCGAGGACCCCATCGAGTTCATTCACAAGAACAAGAAGGCACTCGTCAACCAGCGCGAGGTGGGCGGCGACACGCACTCGTTCCAGAACGCGCTCAAGCACGTGCTGCGTCAAGACCCCGACGTCATTCTGATCGGTGAGCTTCGCGATCTTGAGACCATTTCGACCGCGTTGACCGCGGCCGAGACCGGCCACCTCGTCTTCGCCACCCTGCACACGCAAGACGCCGGCCAGACGATCGACCGTGTCATCGACGTCTTCCCGCCGCACCAGCAGGGGCAGGTGCGCCAGCAATTGGCGGCCACCCTGCAGGGCGTCGTCTGTCAGACGCTCGTGAAGAAGGCGAACGGCCGCGGCCGTGTCGTCGCGACCGAAGTGCTGGTGGCGACGCCCGCGATCAACAACCTGATTCGCGAGGGCAAGACGTACCAGATCGGTTCGGCGATGCAGGCCGGCCGCGGAATGGGAATGCACACGATGGACCAGCACCTCGCCGAGCTCGTCAACGCCGGTCAGATCACGTCGACGGCCGCTAATGAGAAGGCGCATGACCACGAGACGCTGAGTCGTCTCATCACACGCGAAGACGGAGCGACGTTCGCCGCGGCGATGGACTTCGGCGACGTGCACTCGGTGGCAGGCTGA
- a CDS encoding type II secretion system F family protein translates to MATALTFSYRGKDATGKKVTGVMDGPSEAIVSAKLRAQGVTPESVRQAGTGLNAEINLGGLFKKKVGLKDLAVMSRQLATMISSGLALLKALTILSEQSENELLRETLDQVRKDVEQGLSLSEAIAKHDTIFPPLFINLVRAGETGGFLESSLQSVAENYEKEVKLRGTIKSALTYPIVVLIMAIVGVIGMIVFIVPVFKNMFEGLGGTLPAPTQFLVVLSETAIYWLPILVISLVVFSVWWGKNKHQPRVREVVDPLKLKMPVFGPLMTKIAIARFTRNFGTMMRSGVPILQALSIVGATSGNYVIEKALINVQESVRQGRSIAAPLADEPIFPQMVTQMIAVGEDSGSLETMLEKVSDFYDAEVESTTEQLTALIEPLMIAFMGVLLGGMILALYLPVFNIFTLI, encoded by the coding sequence ATGGCGACCGCACTCACTTTCTCCTACCGAGGCAAAGATGCGACCGGCAAGAAGGTCACCGGCGTCATGGACGGCCCGTCAGAGGCCATCGTCAGCGCCAAGCTGCGCGCGCAGGGCGTGACTCCAGAATCGGTGCGTCAGGCCGGCACGGGGTTGAATGCCGAGATCAACCTCGGTGGGCTCTTCAAGAAGAAGGTTGGCCTCAAGGACCTCGCGGTGATGAGCCGACAGCTTGCCACGATGATTTCGTCGGGTCTGGCACTGCTCAAGGCGCTGACGATCCTCTCCGAGCAGAGTGAGAACGAGCTGCTCAGAGAAACGCTGGATCAGGTTCGCAAAGACGTCGAGCAGGGCCTGTCGCTCTCCGAGGCCATCGCCAAGCACGACACGATCTTCCCGCCGTTGTTCATCAATCTGGTTCGCGCTGGTGAGACGGGCGGTTTCCTCGAGAGTTCGCTGCAGTCGGTCGCGGAGAACTACGAGAAGGAAGTGAAGTTGCGCGGCACCATCAAGTCCGCGCTCACCTACCCGATCGTGGTATTGATCATGGCAATCGTCGGCGTCATCGGCATGATTGTCTTCATCGTTCCGGTCTTCAAGAACATGTTCGAGGGTCTGGGCGGAACACTGCCGGCCCCTACGCAGTTCTTGGTCGTCTTGTCTGAGACGGCGATCTACTGGCTTCCGATACTTGTCATCTCGCTCGTGGTGTTCAGTGTGTGGTGGGGCAAGAACAAGCACCAGCCTCGCGTTCGAGAGGTTGTCGACCCGCTCAAGCTCAAGATGCCGGTGTTCGGCCCGCTCATGACGAAGATCGCGATCGCCCGATTCACGCGCAACTTCGGCACGATGATGAGGTCGGGCGTGCCGATTCTGCAGGCGCTGTCGATCGTTGGTGCAACCTCCGGCAACTACGTCATTGAGAAGGCGCTCATCAACGTGCAAGAGTCGGTGCGCCAGGGACGTTCCATCGCTGCGCCTCTCGCCGACGAGCCAATCTTCCCGCAGATGGTGACGCAGATGATTGCGGTGGGTGAAGATTCGGGCTCGCTCGAAACCATGCTGGAAAAGGTCAGCGACTTTTATGACGCCGAAGTTGAGTCAACCACAGAGCAATTGACGGCCCTTATTGAGCCGTTGATGATCGCTTTTATGGGCGTTCTGCTGGGCGGCATGATCCTGGCGCTGTATCTGCCGGTCTTCAACATTTTCACGCTGATTTAG
- a CDS encoding type II secretion system protein → MLKLHDTLAAARARREEEGEKGFTLIELLVVVIIIGILAAIAIPIFLGQQQSAQDSATQSDLRNAKTAIIAYQVDHPGEDAITIAMLEAGNYGFTSSETTSGWAGFPVDPTSEWEISANSPNKTFSISATGGIVDEGAVVAPAQPAN, encoded by the coding sequence ATGCTTAAGCTTCACGACACCCTGGCTGCGGCCCGGGCTCGCCGCGAGGAGGAGGGTGAGAAGGGCTTCACGCTCATCGAGCTCCTCGTCGTCGTCATCATCATCGGCATCCTCGCCGCAATCGCCATCCCGATCTTCCTCGGCCAGCAGCAGTCGGCGCAGGACTCGGCAACGCAGTCGGATCTCCGCAACGCGAAGACGGCCATCATCGCCTACCAGGTCGACCATCCGGGCGAGGACGCAATCACGATTGCGATGTTGGAAGCGGGCAACTACGGCTTCACTAGTTCCGAGACCACTTCAGGTTGGGCTGGCTTCCCCGTCGACCCGACCTCGGAGTGGGAAATCTCTGCGAATAGCCCGAATAAGACGTTCTCGATTTCTGCGACCGGAGGAATCGTTGATGAAGGAGCGGTCGTAGCGCCAGCGCAGCCGGCCAACTAA
- a CDS encoding polymer-forming cytoskeletal protein encodes MFLTRLIQNGKDDRGSGLVAVIALTLVTAIIGVTVGAVTVHSLQTTNGVAGSVEARSAALAGIADAELLLRDRAADGTDSCPAGGILTRTGTPAYEVEIFADDLSEGWTSSPSCPAAESTRVKIVSTGFADRATPGAGARGGEVVIEAIYQYVPEYTELEVIDPAVYAYQIEGDLKNFELGIEPNTVIASDIQIRNGNFICTNGASVAGSVVLAQGYADLVNCSISGNLYVSDYVRASGSGSTISGNLIAAGSVLDTSSRAATLSSRAVVQGDVFVGGSVSMTASPGTTRVGGNVTAARNSSTTVSVANSTRVDGNVLSTGTITGGASVIGGTRSPGVAGLQSPPPPLVPDWVDVPFNSDLAWIQNSTWWERGFRNVVTWSGNCSLSGSDPRWGALASYTQRTIIDATGCTNGVVHQSNVSPTVNLQTDIVFFSRSFTFNKLYARASNNVDPRRMYFIVPDNTADKVPTCSGGAGDIYYNNEDDINAPLAIFFYTPCKVTSDRNKMRGQIYGGSVEFRQQAQWTFVPSAPPGIDFSVDENQEEVLSGSYMGERLTLRELSNGG; translated from the coding sequence ATGTTTCTGACACGACTCATCCAGAACGGTAAAGACGACCGCGGAAGCGGTCTCGTGGCCGTCATTGCCCTCACACTCGTCACCGCGATCATCGGCGTGACGGTGGGCGCGGTCACCGTCCACAGTCTGCAAACAACCAACGGTGTCGCCGGGTCGGTAGAGGCGCGATCGGCAGCATTGGCAGGCATCGCCGACGCTGAACTCCTGCTTCGTGATCGCGCCGCCGACGGTACCGACTCGTGCCCCGCCGGGGGTATCTTGACGCGCACCGGAACACCCGCGTACGAAGTCGAGATCTTCGCCGATGACCTCTCGGAAGGGTGGACATCGTCGCCATCCTGCCCTGCGGCCGAGTCGACTCGCGTCAAAATCGTATCCACGGGCTTCGCCGACCGAGCGACGCCGGGCGCCGGGGCGCGAGGCGGCGAAGTCGTCATCGAGGCGATCTACCAGTACGTGCCCGAATACACCGAACTCGAGGTCATCGACCCGGCCGTGTACGCGTACCAGATCGAGGGTGACCTGAAGAACTTCGAGCTCGGAATCGAGCCGAACACCGTCATCGCCTCTGACATCCAGATTCGCAATGGCAACTTCATCTGCACGAACGGAGCCAGTGTTGCCGGCTCGGTGGTTCTCGCGCAGGGCTACGCCGATCTCGTCAACTGCAGCATCAGCGGCAACCTCTATGTCTCGGATTACGTTCGAGCGAGCGGATCGGGCAGCACCATTTCCGGGAATCTGATCGCAGCCGGTTCCGTTCTGGACACGAGCTCGCGTGCCGCCACACTCAGCTCACGTGCCGTCGTGCAGGGCGACGTCTTCGTGGGCGGCTCCGTCAGCATGACCGCGTCTCCCGGTACCACCCGCGTCGGGGGCAACGTCACTGCTGCCCGCAACAGTTCGACAACCGTGTCGGTTGCCAACAGCACGCGTGTCGACGGAAACGTGCTGAGCACGGGCACGATCACGGGCGGCGCCTCCGTGATCGGTGGAACGCGGTCGCCGGGTGTTGCGGGATTGCAGTCGCCGCCGCCACCCCTGGTGCCGGACTGGGTTGACGTGCCCTTCAACTCGGATCTCGCCTGGATCCAGAATTCGACGTGGTGGGAGCGCGGCTTCCGCAACGTCGTGACGTGGAGTGGGAACTGCTCCCTCAGCGGGTCGGACCCGCGCTGGGGCGCTCTCGCGTCGTACACGCAGCGGACCATCATCGACGCGACGGGATGCACGAACGGCGTGGTGCACCAAAGCAACGTCAGCCCGACGGTCAACCTGCAGACTGACATCGTCTTCTTCTCTCGGTCGTTCACGTTCAACAAGCTGTATGCGCGAGCATCCAACAACGTCGACCCGCGTCGTATGTACTTCATCGTTCCGGACAACACGGCTGACAAAGTGCCGACGTGTTCCGGCGGAGCGGGCGACATCTATTACAACAACGAGGACGACATCAACGCGCCCCTCGCGATCTTCTTCTACACGCCCTGCAAGGTCACGTCCGACAGGAACAAGATGCGGGGCCAGATCTACGGCGGTTCGGTCGAATTCCGTCAGCAAGCGCAGTGGACCTTCGTGCCGTCGGCGCCGCCCGGAATCGACTTCTCGGTCGATGAGAACCAGGAAGAAGTGCTGAGCGGTTCGTACATGGGCGAGCGCCTCACGCTGCGCGAGCTGTCGAACGGTGGGTGA